The following proteins are encoded in a genomic region of Leptospira fainei serovar Hurstbridge str. BUT 6:
- a CDS encoding LOG family protein yields MKPAICVFCGSRPGTDPKYLQAAEFVGHLLVSEGLDLVYGGATSGLMGTVADSVLEKGGKVIGVLPEFLSSKEIAHKKITELILVPTMHERKLLMYEKSVAFIALPGGIGTLEELVEVTSWNQLGVLSKPLGLLDVNGFFQPLLKQLDHMVLEGFLDSETRDGIEIHSDPDVLLERILKRIRLL; encoded by the coding sequence ATGAAGCCTGCCATTTGTGTTTTTTGCGGATCTAGACCCGGCACAGATCCGAAATATCTACAAGCTGCGGAGTTTGTCGGTCACCTACTCGTTTCGGAAGGACTTGATTTGGTGTATGGCGGCGCGACCTCGGGCTTAATGGGAACCGTGGCCGATTCGGTTTTAGAGAAAGGGGGAAAAGTCATCGGTGTTCTTCCGGAATTTCTTTCCAGCAAAGAAATCGCTCATAAGAAAATAACGGAATTGATTTTAGTGCCGACTATGCATGAGCGTAAATTGCTAATGTACGAAAAGTCTGTCGCCTTTATTGCACTACCGGGCGGAATCGGCACGCTAGAAGAGCTTGTGGAAGTAACGTCTTGGAATCAACTAGGTGTCTTATCCAAACCTCTCGGTCTTCTGGACGTGAACGGCTTTTTTCAACCTTTATTAAAACAGCTAGATCATATGGTTTTAGAAGGTTTTTTAGATTCTGAAACAAGAGACGGAATCGAGATCCATTCGGACCCCGACGTATTATTGGAAAGAATTTTGAAAAGAATCCGTCTGCTTTAA
- a CDS encoding cation diffusion facilitator family transporter, producing MNFSSNRIKIFAGLLSLFTAGFLGVMKFWVGFSQDSLAVLASALDSGLDFLTSSVNLYALYQAARPADSDHRYGYGKAEAIAGLFQSLLVAASGGWILFHAAEHVLHPRSEIPEISSFYVMFVSLTLTGALVLFQRSVVRKTGSLLVAADSLHYVSDLLGNLLVLFSVAVAMNTGWGWVDPLAGALVSLYLLKGAWSIFRNSTDILMDRDLSHEYRDSILRVVESRAPQVLGYHDLRTRSAGERRFLEFHLEMPKNLTLEDSHKILDSILDELKEEFPYTEVLIHPDPVEVNQSGRTLLDKEAPRFY from the coding sequence ATGAACTTTTCCTCGAATCGAATCAAAATCTTTGCGGGCTTATTATCCCTCTTTACGGCCGGATTTTTAGGCGTAATGAAATTTTGGGTGGGTTTTTCGCAGGACTCGCTCGCGGTACTTGCATCCGCATTGGATTCGGGATTAGACTTTCTTACGTCCTCGGTAAATCTTTACGCCTTGTATCAAGCGGCTAGGCCGGCTGATTCGGATCATAGATACGGTTACGGAAAAGCAGAGGCGATTGCGGGTCTATTTCAAAGTCTTTTAGTCGCTGCTTCGGGCGGTTGGATTCTCTTCCATGCGGCAGAACACGTCTTGCATCCTAGGTCGGAAATTCCGGAAATTTCTTCTTTCTACGTTATGTTTGTTTCTCTTACGTTAACCGGTGCATTGGTTCTTTTTCAAAGATCCGTGGTCCGCAAAACGGGATCACTTTTAGTCGCGGCGGACAGCTTGCATTATGTTTCGGATTTATTAGGAAATCTATTGGTACTATTCTCCGTTGCAGTAGCTATGAATACGGGCTGGGGTTGGGTAGATCCTCTGGCGGGCGCTCTTGTCTCCTTGTATCTGCTCAAGGGAGCTTGGAGTATTTTTCGGAATAGTACGGATATTTTAATGGATCGTGATCTTTCCCATGAATATAGGGATTCGATTTTACGGGTTGTGGAAAGCAGAGCTCCTCAAGTTCTTGGATACCATGATCTGAGAACTCGCTCCGCGGGGGAGCGTCGATTCTTGGAATTCCATTTGGAAATGCCTAAGAATTTAACGCTAGAGGACAGTCACAAAATTCTGGATTCGATTTTAGACGAGTTAAAGGAGGAATTCCCGTATACGGAAGTTCTTATTCATCCTGATCCCGTCGAAGTGAACCAAAGCGGTCGGACCTTACTGGATAAGGAGGCGCCTCGCTTTTATTAA
- a CDS encoding LA_2444/LA_4059 family outer membrane protein: MKPILRTILVFLMVLEIFIFVPIYAQGSNDKIPDPDALEREADELEYQAGRSQNPVERRKLAQLAVDKRRQAVDARNAIQDRELTKPFDAATFELQSVAMQSTWESESLARNKNIGANTTNALLNYSGIYQTALNAANGLGANPNLLNNNMTLYSNPQGNTRTAYPIRLSYLNKNRTFGIEVNYLDVRMKPSYTTFDGVHSSSNLPGVQFHSVEYKRQDYSLNLAWYFPTGTGARIGPSIGVRNVDIYSKEYGNIPGNYGFGSMSEKATGLGPQAGFRIFKNLATNVIIHARFDYFRTLGHYDRNSQGTISGIGGNPYLLTTGPTGNVKDNLLSRTGYEIDAGISLLRTRWLKFTLGFQYTEMTSRVSGYNYNASVFPGAPGDGLFLNQVSKTLDQTSSMQALQKDVHDKFYGFYFGASLLL; this comes from the coding sequence TTGAAACCAATCCTAAGAACTATTCTCGTTTTCCTTATGGTACTTGAGATATTTATATTTGTTCCTATTTACGCTCAAGGTTCTAACGATAAAATTCCGGATCCTGACGCGTTAGAACGGGAAGCGGATGAACTGGAATACCAGGCCGGTCGTTCTCAAAATCCTGTAGAAAGAAGAAAGTTAGCGCAGCTCGCGGTGGACAAACGTAGGCAAGCTGTTGATGCCAGAAACGCAATTCAGGATCGTGAATTAACCAAGCCGTTCGATGCCGCGACGTTCGAATTACAATCCGTCGCAATGCAATCGACCTGGGAATCGGAAAGTCTTGCCCGAAATAAGAATATAGGCGCGAACACGACGAACGCACTACTCAATTATTCCGGAATATACCAAACGGCATTGAATGCGGCCAACGGGTTGGGAGCGAATCCGAATCTATTAAATAATAATATGACTCTTTACTCCAACCCGCAGGGAAATACTAGAACCGCATACCCGATTCGACTTTCTTATCTAAATAAAAATCGAACCTTTGGAATTGAAGTGAACTATCTAGATGTAAGAATGAAGCCTTCTTATACGACATTCGATGGAGTGCATTCGTCTTCCAATTTGCCCGGCGTTCAATTTCATTCGGTCGAATACAAACGCCAGGACTACTCTTTAAATCTGGCCTGGTATTTTCCAACGGGGACCGGCGCGAGAATCGGTCCTTCCATCGGAGTTCGGAACGTTGACATTTATTCTAAGGAGTACGGAAATATACCTGGAAATTACGGATTCGGCTCTATGTCGGAAAAAGCGACCGGCCTTGGACCCCAAGCAGGTTTCCGAATTTTCAAAAATCTAGCGACAAACGTGATCATTCATGCCCGATTCGATTATTTTAGGACATTGGGTCATTATGATCGGAATAGCCAAGGAACGATCAGCGGAATCGGAGGGAATCCATATCTACTTACGACAGGACCGACGGGTAACGTAAAAGATAATCTACTCTCAAGGACGGGATATGAAATCGATGCGGGAATTTCCTTACTAAGAACAAGATGGTTAAAATTTACTTTAGGATTTCAGTATACCGAAATGACATCCCGAGTCAGCGGTTATAATTATAACGCATCGGTTTTTCCAGGCGCTCCAGGTGACGGATTGTTCCTAAATCAAGTTTCCAAAACATTGGATCAAACGTCTTCGATGCAAGCCTTACAAAAGGACGTACATGATAAATTCTACGGATTTTATTTCGGAGCCTCTCTGCTTCTTTAA
- a CDS encoding DUF6580 family putative transport protein, producing the protein MTQSRNIVAVVLLTLAVVSRFLPHLPNFTPILAISLFGGVYFTNRWVALLLPLGIMLVSDAVIGFHSLVPVVYGMFILFAIAGRQLRENLTIGRLAITGLGGSFSFFIVTNFFVWLTSGMYPAGFSGLVECYVAAIPFFQNSLLGDLVYIPALFGSFYLMERSGVVPAEQAA; encoded by the coding sequence ATGACTCAATCCAGAAATATCGTCGCTGTTGTTCTTCTTACTTTAGCGGTAGTGAGCCGCTTTCTCCCGCATTTACCGAATTTTACTCCTATTTTAGCAATCTCACTTTTTGGGGGAGTATATTTCACGAATCGTTGGGTGGCTCTTCTCTTACCGTTAGGAATTATGTTGGTTAGCGATGCAGTGATCGGCTTTCACTCATTAGTACCTGTGGTTTATGGAATGTTTATTCTTTTCGCTATCGCGGGCCGTCAGCTTCGCGAAAATTTAACGATCGGAAGATTAGCGATCACCGGCTTAGGCGGATCCTTTTCATTCTTTATAGTTACCAATTTTTTCGTATGGCTAACGTCCGGAATGTATCCCGCAGGTTTTTCCGGGCTCGTCGAATGCTATGTTGCGGCGATCCCTTTTTTCCAGAATTCGTTATTGGGTGATTTGGTTTATATACCGGCGCTATTCGGCTCGTTTTATTTAATGGAACGATCCGGAGTTGTTCCCGCTGAACAAGCCGCTTAG
- the mazG gene encoding nucleoside triphosphate pyrophosphohydrolase yields MKAPNPNDFPNAVAYLRDITARLRSPDGCPWDREQTHLTLVPYILEESHEVVDALLSENDEHVKEELGDLLFQIVLHAQIASERGAFTLEDVANDVSEKLVLRHPHVFDPENSRFKSADEVVANWDSLKEKEKQSRGKNGNNVFDKKSSVLSGVPDTFPSLLKAEKLQKKAAKAGFDWPDLKGVEEKLREELDEFLTEIKATPEISANQVRIEDELGDFFFSIVNLARKLGISSESALTRTNLKFKNRINFIEEELAKQGKKFSETPLELLDEIWNRAKLELKIESSDPMTFRKNSTLATVRELSPYFIWKETSESDWPKSYKFSYRSDEYRLIFSGFGSLTLLPVEDPWGRKGQPIFYLNLGEEISKGPIWQDLEGVSYTGPESIYEGILDAIRSYKEILK; encoded by the coding sequence ATGAAAGCCCCGAATCCGAATGATTTTCCGAATGCTGTCGCGTATCTCCGCGACATAACGGCAAGACTTAGAAGTCCGGACGGATGTCCCTGGGACCGAGAACAAACTCATCTCACTTTAGTGCCTTACATTTTAGAAGAATCTCACGAGGTTGTAGACGCGCTTCTTAGCGAGAATGACGAGCACGTAAAGGAAGAATTGGGAGATCTCCTATTCCAAATCGTTCTCCATGCGCAAATCGCTTCAGAGAGAGGAGCCTTTACCTTGGAAGACGTTGCAAACGATGTTTCCGAAAAACTCGTTTTAAGACATCCGCATGTTTTCGATCCTGAAAATTCTAGATTCAAGTCTGCCGATGAGGTCGTCGCAAATTGGGACAGCTTAAAGGAAAAAGAAAAGCAATCGAGAGGAAAAAACGGAAATAACGTATTCGATAAGAAATCATCCGTTCTCAGCGGTGTACCGGACACGTTTCCTTCCTTGCTAAAAGCGGAAAAACTCCAGAAGAAAGCGGCCAAGGCCGGCTTTGATTGGCCTGATCTAAAAGGAGTAGAAGAAAAACTACGCGAGGAACTCGACGAGTTTCTCACGGAGATCAAAGCGACGCCGGAAATTTCGGCCAATCAAGTTCGGATTGAAGACGAATTAGGAGACTTTTTCTTTAGCATCGTCAATCTTGCGAGAAAGCTCGGCATATCTTCCGAGTCGGCCCTTACCCGAACGAATTTGAAATTTAAGAATAGGATCAACTTCATCGAAGAAGAACTCGCCAAGCAAGGAAAGAAATTCTCAGAAACACCTCTCGAGCTACTCGACGAAATTTGGAATCGAGCTAAACTCGAATTGAAAATCGAATCCAGCGATCCTATGACATTCAGGAAAAATTCCACACTAGCGACCGTTCGGGAACTTTCCCCATATTTCATTTGGAAAGAAACGAGCGAAAGCGATTGGCCTAAATCTTATAAGTTCTCCTATCGATCCGACGAATATCGACTTATTTTTTCCGGATTCGGCTCCTTAACTTTACTCCCTGTAGAAGATCCTTGGGGAAGAAAAGGACAGCCGATTTTCTATCTAAATTTGGGGGAAGAAATCTCAAAAGGACCAATTTGGCAGGATTTAGAAGGCGTTTCTTATACAGGGCCTGAATCGATATACGAAGGCATATTGGATGCGATCCGATCTTATAAAGAGATTCTAAAGTAA
- a CDS encoding response regulator: protein METIKFKIMVVDSGRVARKVIVSEFADPDFQVVETSSLDESAKIAYSEKFDLITLGVHFQDGTGFDLCKKIRTERINEKPFASFNARILFVTSEYNDANRIKAHDVGANGFLEKNSDLISFKETLAVILKDLKLERQNTVKQIKFPKESDLKISLLVDDSELNLVLFRRLLEARGIKVQTAISGEHALRLLSENPHQYGVLLTDMYMPNMDGDELCKKIRGIPGLSELRLGIITASNEAELAMTKIP from the coding sequence GTGGAAACGATCAAATTCAAAATCATGGTAGTCGATTCCGGAAGAGTCGCTCGAAAAGTAATCGTATCCGAATTTGCGGATCCTGACTTTCAAGTCGTGGAGACCTCGAGCCTTGACGAATCAGCCAAAATCGCATATTCAGAAAAATTTGACCTTATCACTTTAGGAGTACATTTCCAGGACGGAACCGGTTTTGATCTCTGTAAAAAAATCCGAACGGAAAGAATAAACGAAAAGCCGTTCGCATCGTTCAATGCTCGAATTCTCTTCGTTACCTCCGAATATAATGATGCGAACCGAATTAAGGCGCATGACGTCGGCGCCAACGGATTTTTAGAAAAAAACTCGGATTTAATTTCCTTCAAGGAAACACTCGCCGTCATTTTGAAAGATCTAAAGTTAGAACGGCAAAACACGGTTAAGCAAATTAAATTTCCGAAAGAGTCCGATCTAAAAATCTCCTTATTGGTTGACGATTCGGAATTAAATTTAGTTCTTTTTAGAAGATTATTGGAAGCCCGCGGTATTAAAGTACAGACGGCAATTTCGGGAGAACATGCCCTCCGTTTACTTTCCGAAAACCCGCATCAATACGGAGTTCTTTTAACCGACATGTATATGCCTAATATGGACGGGGACGAGCTCTGCAAAAAAATACGAGGGATTCCGGGACTCTCGGAGTTAAGACTGGGGATCATAACGGCTTCTAACGAAGCGGAACTCGCTATGACAAAAATACCTTGA
- a CDS encoding NADP-dependent isocitrate dehydrogenase, with protein sequence MAKIKVKTPLVELDGDEMTRIIWKEIKDRFIHPYLDIELDYYDLGVEYRDKTEDKVTVDSANAILKYGVGVKCATITPNQDRVKEYNLKKEWKSPNGTIRSILDGTVFRKPIIVNNIPSAIRSWKKPIVVGRHAFGDLYKDTELYIPEAGKVEIVFTTKDGKEKERVLINDFDGPGVIMGQFNLDKSIESFAQACFNYAISEKINIWFATKDTISKKYHARFRTIFDQVSHKRADELKKAGIEYSYFLIDDAVAQIVKNEGGMLWALMNYDGDVMSDMVASGFGSLGLMTSVLVSPDGKFEYEAAHGTVTRHYRKYQKGESTSTNSVASIFAWTGALEKRGELDGTPDVVNFARKLEKAVIDTIEGGEMTKDLTLLATSPNPKELDTFKFMEAIQKRL encoded by the coding sequence ATGGCTAAGATCAAGGTGAAAACTCCCTTAGTGGAGCTGGACGGGGACGAGATGACCCGCATCATCTGGAAAGAGATCAAGGATCGTTTCATTCATCCCTATCTCGACATCGAACTGGACTATTACGACTTAGGTGTCGAATACAGGGACAAAACAGAAGACAAGGTTACCGTTGATTCAGCCAATGCCATTCTTAAATACGGGGTGGGCGTAAAGTGCGCAACCATCACACCCAACCAAGATCGCGTAAAAGAATACAATTTAAAGAAAGAATGGAAATCTCCGAACGGGACTATTCGTTCCATTTTAGACGGGACCGTTTTTCGGAAACCGATCATCGTCAATAATATCCCTTCCGCAATCAGATCCTGGAAGAAACCCATCGTAGTCGGCAGGCATGCGTTCGGAGATTTATACAAAGACACCGAACTTTATATTCCCGAGGCGGGAAAAGTAGAGATAGTCTTTACTACCAAAGACGGTAAGGAAAAAGAAAGAGTTCTTATCAATGATTTCGACGGTCCCGGCGTCATTATGGGACAATTCAATTTGGATAAGTCTATCGAGAGTTTTGCACAGGCTTGCTTCAATTACGCGATTTCCGAAAAAATCAATATATGGTTTGCGACCAAGGATACCATTTCCAAGAAATATCACGCTAGGTTTAGAACGATCTTCGACCAAGTATCTCACAAGAGAGCGGACGAACTCAAAAAAGCCGGAATCGAATATTCTTATTTCCTAATCGATGATGCGGTCGCTCAAATCGTTAAAAACGAAGGGGGAATGCTCTGGGCGTTAATGAACTATGACGGCGACGTAATGTCGGATATGGTCGCATCCGGTTTCGGATCACTAGGCTTAATGACTTCAGTGCTAGTGTCTCCCGACGGAAAATTCGAGTATGAAGCCGCTCATGGAACTGTGACTCGCCACTACCGCAAATACCAAAAAGGTGAGAGTACTTCCACAAATTCGGTCGCGTCTATTTTTGCCTGGACCGGAGCCCTTGAAAAAAGAGGAGAATTGGACGGCACTCCGGATGTAGTCAATTTTGCGAGAAAATTGGAGAAGGCGGTGATCGACACTATAGAAGGCGGAGAAATGACGAAAGATCTTACCCTCTTAGCGACGAGTCCGAATCCGAAAGAATTGGATACCTTCAAGTTCATGGAGGCGATCCAAAAACGCCTTTAG
- a CDS encoding RNA polymerase sigma factor, which yields MVSLDKIYRRERNKILAWVRSKVSDPEEAEDLLQESFLIAVAEIDSNGSIEYLLAYIYAVLRNKVGDWYRKKKTRRYLGPQLESEFDIEGAIPEQRIGPEREFYQKLVLEELSLAVEELPAEQKSVFIANVLEGKTFRKISEETGVPEGTLSARKAYAKEFLSKRLKALKSLFLEEF from the coding sequence TTGGTGTCCTTGGATAAAATTTATCGAAGAGAGCGGAATAAGATCCTTGCTTGGGTAAGGTCGAAAGTTTCCGACCCGGAAGAGGCGGAAGATCTGTTACAAGAATCCTTCCTGATCGCGGTGGCGGAGATAGATTCGAACGGGTCCATCGAATACCTTTTGGCGTACATATACGCGGTTCTTCGTAATAAAGTCGGAGACTGGTATCGTAAAAAGAAAACCAGAAGGTATCTTGGCCCTCAGCTGGAAAGCGAATTCGATATCGAAGGAGCGATTCCTGAGCAAAGGATAGGACCTGAACGGGAATTTTATCAAAAACTGGTTTTAGAAGAACTTTCTCTTGCCGTTGAAGAACTTCCTGCCGAGCAAAAATCGGTTTTTATCGCAAATGTTTTAGAAGGAAAAACTTTTCGAAAAATCTCCGAGGAAACCGGCGTCCCGGAAGGAACGCTTTCGGCCAGAAAGGCATACGCAAAGGAATTTCTATCCAAACGGTTGAAAGCGCTAAAGTCACTTTTCCTCGAAGAATTTTAA
- a CDS encoding LIC_13246 family protein — protein MRLKRTKSIDHELKWMKLEKEKEAFLKIVKTLNRYYDSIKGPEKINPTSFRKRLVESDPDTTEIFFKKFGKYEFLVFARISSEGKSEFDSWIHIDGIRQEREELSGQNVTDHPVFSIRCLSDIYEDSCVQISDSELEEIELSQA, from the coding sequence ATGAGACTGAAAAGAACTAAATCGATCGATCACGAATTGAAATGGATGAAACTGGAAAAAGAGAAGGAGGCATTTCTTAAAATCGTTAAAACCCTAAATCGATACTATGATTCGATCAAGGGGCCCGAAAAGATCAATCCGACTTCGTTTCGAAAACGATTGGTGGAATCCGACCCGGATACCACGGAAATTTTTTTCAAAAAATTCGGTAAATATGAATTCTTAGTCTTTGCTCGAATATCTTCCGAAGGTAAAAGCGAATTTGATTCTTGGATTCATATCGACGGAATTCGGCAAGAACGAGAGGAACTATCGGGACAGAATGTAACGGACCATCCGGTATTTTCGATTCGCTGTCTCAGCGATATTTATGAGGATTCCTGCGTTCAAATCTCCGATTCGGAATTAGAAGAAATAGAATTGTCGCAGGCTTGA
- the lnt gene encoding apolipoprotein N-acyltransferase, with product MNSFLNNFRNFQKTRWFDLFCYLWTSVFAFLAFAPFYLSHFVWIAPFGLFWIAHKYAGRYKLLLLHGILFGVFFYVVAFHWIFHMAQVFGNFPAPLAALILILAGVLFGAKFPIFLLSYAFLTKKIGRHSVWVAGFCGLAADMLGPQLFPWYWGNLAAGNILLAQTVEIASVYGLSFLVFVISYTLFETNLFHLPEIIRSKEKSLHFAKFWAIPFGLFLLFWIVGISLYFKWKDVKPSKTLEVLVVQPDAPMSIRDDRGRSPLQVIEELMERMDTLVDEAVRKAGKKPDLIVLPEAGIPYFSANKTPITELNRMYWYRFEALMIAFANRYKANVLFNEIDAKYKTVSSGKEYLRYYNNNVIYDPNGNRREAYQKQYLVLFGETMPFEFMYDLSPQTGKFEPGESFKLLPYYSGIGTLPAMPAPIYWKDTEELNAEATRRYYESTRIELKETGSILPLICYEVIVPEFVRKFRHSGNPEFIANLTNDKWYGTTTESDQHFELGRLRSIEWRRWLVRSTNSGISGFVDHLGRFLPGKSTGLMRAETTWEQVAVFDSQPGFYVTYGNLVPWLMLILTGIYYGTLLVSSGKKNQ from the coding sequence ATGAATTCGTTTTTAAACAACTTTCGAAATTTTCAAAAGACCCGCTGGTTCGACCTTTTCTGTTATCTTTGGACCTCTGTCTTTGCCTTTTTAGCCTTTGCTCCGTTTTATCTAAGTCATTTTGTTTGGATCGCTCCGTTCGGACTTTTTTGGATCGCGCATAAGTATGCGGGACGATACAAGTTATTGCTTTTGCACGGAATTCTGTTCGGTGTTTTCTTCTATGTCGTAGCTTTTCACTGGATTTTCCATATGGCGCAAGTCTTCGGGAATTTTCCGGCTCCGTTGGCGGCTTTAATCTTGATTCTTGCCGGAGTTCTTTTCGGGGCGAAATTTCCGATATTCCTATTGTCCTACGCGTTCTTGACGAAGAAAATCGGAAGGCATAGCGTTTGGGTTGCGGGATTTTGCGGATTGGCCGCCGATATGCTCGGTCCTCAATTGTTTCCTTGGTATTGGGGAAATCTGGCTGCCGGGAATATTCTTCTCGCGCAAACCGTAGAGATAGCCAGCGTTTACGGATTAAGTTTTCTTGTTTTCGTAATTTCCTACACTCTCTTTGAAACGAATCTATTCCATTTACCTGAAATAATAAGATCCAAGGAAAAATCTTTGCACTTCGCGAAGTTTTGGGCCATCCCGTTCGGTCTATTTCTTTTATTTTGGATAGTCGGGATTTCCTTATACTTCAAATGGAAGGACGTGAAACCGAGCAAGACTCTCGAAGTATTGGTGGTTCAACCGGATGCGCCGATGAGCATTCGCGACGATCGGGGTCGTTCTCCGTTGCAAGTTATCGAAGAATTAATGGAGCGAATGGATACGCTTGTCGACGAGGCGGTTCGCAAAGCCGGGAAAAAACCCGATCTAATCGTTCTACCCGAAGCCGGAATTCCGTATTTTTCCGCAAATAAAACTCCGATAACCGAATTAAATCGGATGTATTGGTATCGATTCGAAGCATTGATGATCGCGTTTGCAAATCGATACAAAGCGAATGTTCTTTTTAACGAAATAGACGCGAAGTATAAGACGGTAAGTTCGGGAAAGGAATACTTGCGATATTATAATAATAACGTAATATATGACCCGAATGGAAATCGAAGAGAGGCGTATCAAAAGCAGTATTTGGTTCTTTTCGGAGAAACAATGCCTTTTGAGTTTATGTACGATCTCAGCCCTCAAACCGGGAAATTCGAACCGGGAGAATCGTTCAAATTATTGCCTTACTATTCCGGTATCGGAACGCTCCCGGCAATGCCGGCCCCGATTTACTGGAAGGATACCGAAGAATTGAACGCCGAGGCCACGAGGCGTTACTACGAATCCACTCGGATCGAATTAAAGGAGACCGGTTCGATTCTTCCCTTGATCTGCTATGAAGTGATTGTTCCTGAATTCGTTCGGAAGTTTAGACATTCCGGAAATCCCGAATTTATTGCGAATCTTACGAATGATAAGTGGTACGGCACGACCACTGAAAGCGATCAACATTTCGAATTGGGAAGATTAAGGTCGATAGAATGGAGAAGATGGTTAGTCCGATCCACGAATTCGGGTATTTCAGGATTTGTGGATCATCTTGGTCGGTTTCTTCCCGGAAAATCGACAGGCTTAATGAGGGCGGAGACTACCTGGGAACAAGTGGCGGTTTTCGATTCTCAACCAGGCTTTTATGTTACCTACGGGAACTTGGTTCCTTGGTTGATGTTAATTCTTACTGGAATCTATTACGGGACCTTATTAGTTTCTTCAGGAAAGAAGAATCAGTAA
- the murA gene encoding UDP-N-acetylglucosamine 1-carboxyvinyltransferase, whose translation MSSSYFKITGKNPLHGTVSPQGNKNEALPILGAICMTPGEVTIRNIPLITDVLMLLEVLRHLGLEIEDLGEGTFLFRNKGNIKSDLPYELCSKLRGAVTLAGPILASTGRVFLPRPGGDKIGRRRMDTHLLALQALGASIEVFPDGYEIKADRLRGTDILLDEASVTATENAVMAAALADGTTIIRHAASEPHVQQLCKFLNAAGAKISGIGSNILTIEGVTSLVAPTEPHRIGSDYLEVGSFISLAAVTGGEIFIPDVDLEDIRMIRMVYSRLGIEVRPQDGGILVPSDQQMEIIPDYHGATPKIDDSPWPGFPADMTSVALVTATQCKGTVLIHEKMFESRLFFVDNIISMGAQIILCDPHRAIVIGHSRLYGQKVASPDIRAGMAMIIAALCAEGTSFIHNIVQVDRGFQEIDTRLRSLGAHIERIREE comes from the coding sequence ATGAGTTCCTCTTATTTTAAAATTACAGGTAAAAATCCGCTCCACGGAACGGTCTCCCCGCAAGGGAATAAGAACGAGGCTCTTCCTATTTTAGGCGCAATATGCATGACCCCCGGAGAAGTCACCATCCGGAATATTCCCCTGATAACCGACGTTCTCATGCTTTTAGAAGTTCTTAGACATCTCGGACTCGAAATAGAAGATCTAGGAGAAGGAACTTTCTTATTTCGAAATAAAGGGAATATTAAGTCGGATCTTCCTTACGAACTTTGTTCAAAACTCAGAGGCGCCGTAACTCTCGCAGGACCGATTCTTGCTAGCACTGGAAGAGTTTTTTTACCTCGTCCAGGCGGCGATAAAATCGGTCGAAGACGAATGGATACTCATCTTCTCGCACTTCAGGCATTAGGCGCCTCGATCGAAGTTTTTCCGGATGGGTATGAAATCAAAGCCGATCGACTACGTGGAACGGATATTCTTTTAGACGAAGCATCCGTAACGGCTACCGAGAACGCTGTTATGGCCGCCGCATTGGCCGACGGAACGACTATCATACGTCATGCAGCTAGTGAACCTCATGTGCAGCAGTTATGCAAATTCTTAAATGCCGCCGGTGCAAAAATCTCCGGAATCGGTTCAAATATTTTAACGATCGAAGGGGTGACGTCCCTTGTTGCACCGACCGAACCGCATCGAATCGGCTCCGACTATCTGGAAGTCGGTAGTTTTATCAGTTTAGCCGCCGTTACCGGCGGAGAAATCTTTATTCCCGACGTAGATCTCGAAGATATTCGAATGATTAGAATGGTGTATTCGCGGTTAGGAATCGAAGTTCGTCCGCAAGACGGAGGGATATTAGTTCCTTCGGATCAGCAAATGGAAATTATTCCCGATTATCACGGCGCCACTCCTAAGATAGATGATTCCCCGTGGCCGGGATTTCCCGCGGATATGACTTCCGTCGCTCTCGTTACCGCAACCCAATGCAAAGGAACGGTTTTAATTCATGAAAAGATGTTCGAGTCCCGACTCTTCTTCGTGGATAATATCATTTCAATGGGAGCGCAAATCATACTCTGCGATCCGCACCGAGCAATCGTGATCGGACATTCTAGATTGTATGGTCAGAAAGTAGCGAGTCCGGATATCCGAGCAGGAATGGCTATGATCATAGCCGCCTTATGTGCGGAAGGAACCAGCTTTATCCATAATATTGTACAGGTTGATCGAGGCTTTCAAGAAATCGATACTAGACTTCGTTCCTTAGGAGCTCATATCGAAAGGATTCGGGAAGAATGA